The bacterium genome contains a region encoding:
- the kefB gene encoding Glutathione-regulated potassium-efflux system protein KefB — protein MTEMTVLKDLLVVMAASVVVVALLHRRNLPAPLGFMLVGVVVGPASLGLIKSQEDVEILAEVGVALLLFTIGLHFSLKELLKMGRLVWGGGSAQVLLTMGIVAAIAWLLGVPKPTIWLIGGLGALSSTAIVLRLLQEQGASTSPAGRLMVGVLLLQDLAIVPLMLLVPLLAAEGGRTSTDIGVLLAKATGVIFAILVLARRVFPWILEKVVGERSGELFTLTVLFLALGTAEMAHLAGLSLALGAFLAGIILADTEYSHQILGEITPFRDAFTGLFFVSVGMLLDPDVLVTAPFGLLGTALGIIVIKSVIVGGIALALGLGPRVAIIAGLGLAQIGEFSFLLGQSGLQAGLLAPGFYSQFLAVTILLMGIAPFLLQWAPAIADRVLNGRVPLPPELASLGDSDPTPAHEHEHVIVIGYGVNGHNVARVLRDMSIPVRVVDLNPQLVRFARAEGVPVLWGDATRRLVLEEAGIRSARAMVVAIADPAATRQITALAHEIHPDMLLLVRTRYASEMAELFRLGANEVVPEEIETSLELAARLMRTYGAGEWAILRTQAELREDNYAFLLSQEPARRARLSPLMRLLAMEESLELTLAANDWGAGRTLRDLDLPKHTGVLVLACLHEDEADIVTPGPDTVVEAGATLLLLGRGPDLALATCYLQTGECPQEVVDAHPRIVESPGP, from the coding sequence ATGACCGAGATGACCGTCCTCAAAGACCTGCTGGTGGTGATGGCCGCCAGCGTGGTGGTGGTAGCCCTCCTGCACCGCCGGAACCTGCCGGCGCCGCTTGGCTTCATGCTGGTCGGGGTTGTGGTCGGCCCGGCATCGCTGGGACTGATCAAGAGTCAGGAGGATGTCGAGATCCTGGCGGAAGTGGGGGTCGCCCTCCTCCTCTTCACCATCGGCCTTCATTTCAGTCTCAAAGAACTCCTGAAGATGGGACGCCTGGTCTGGGGGGGCGGGAGCGCGCAGGTGCTCCTCACCATGGGGATCGTGGCGGCCATCGCCTGGCTTCTGGGGGTCCCGAAACCGACCATCTGGCTCATCGGAGGGCTGGGAGCCCTGAGCTCTACCGCGATTGTGCTCCGTCTCCTGCAGGAGCAGGGGGCCAGCACGAGTCCGGCAGGACGCCTCATGGTCGGTGTCCTGCTCCTGCAGGACCTCGCCATAGTCCCCCTGATGCTGCTGGTGCCTTTGCTGGCGGCTGAAGGCGGACGCACCAGCACCGACATCGGCGTGCTGCTGGCAAAAGCGACCGGCGTCATCTTCGCCATCCTGGTCCTCGCCCGGCGAGTCTTTCCCTGGATTCTCGAAAAGGTAGTCGGGGAACGGAGTGGGGAACTCTTCACGCTCACCGTCCTGTTCCTGGCGTTGGGGACCGCAGAGATGGCGCACCTGGCGGGACTCTCCCTGGCGCTGGGGGCCTTCCTCGCGGGGATCATCCTGGCCGACACCGAGTACTCCCATCAGATACTTGGCGAAATCACCCCCTTCCGGGATGCCTTTACCGGCCTCTTCTTTGTCTCAGTCGGCATGTTGCTGGACCCCGATGTCCTGGTCACCGCCCCGTTCGGGCTGCTGGGGACCGCCCTCGGGATCATCGTGATCAAGAGCGTCATTGTGGGCGGCATCGCACTGGCCCTGGGACTCGGTCCCCGGGTCGCGATCATCGCGGGGCTGGGGCTGGCGCAGATTGGGGAGTTTTCGTTCCTGCTGGGGCAAAGCGGACTCCAGGCCGGACTCCTCGCACCAGGCTTTTACAGCCAGTTCTTGGCGGTCACGATCCTGCTGATGGGAATAGCGCCCTTTCTCCTGCAATGGGCACCCGCGATCGCCGATCGCGTCCTCAATGGTCGGGTACCACTACCGCCGGAACTCGCCTCCCTGGGGGATAGCGACCCCACTCCGGCTCATGAGCACGAGCATGTGATCGTCATCGGGTATGGCGTCAATGGCCACAATGTCGCCCGGGTCCTCCGGGACATGAGCATTCCGGTCCGGGTGGTGGATCTCAATCCTCAACTGGTGCGCTTTGCCCGCGCCGAAGGGGTGCCGGTCCTCTGGGGCGATGCCACCCGACGGCTGGTGCTGGAGGAGGCCGGGATTCGTTCCGCCCGGGCGATGGTGGTCGCCATCGCCGACCCCGCCGCGACCCGGCAAATCACAGCCCTCGCCCACGAAATCCATCCCGACATGCTGCTGTTGGTCCGGACCCGGTATGCCTCGGAAATGGCGGAACTCTTTCGCCTGGGGGCCAATGAAGTCGTTCCGGAAGAAATCGAGACGTCGCTGGAACTTGCCGCCCGGCTGATGCGGACTTACGGGGCTGGCGAATGGGCCATCCTCCGGACCCAGGCCGAGCTCCGGGAGGACAATTACGCCTTCCTGTTGTCGCAGGAGCCGGCACGACGTGCCCGGCTCTCGCCCCTCATGCGCCTGCTGGCGATGGAAGAGTCGCTGGAACTGACATTGGCCGCGAACGACTGGGGGGCAGGTCGCACCCTGCGGGATCTGGATCTGCCAAAGCACACCGGCGTACTGGTCCTCGCCTGCCTCCACGAAGACGAAGCGGACATCGTGACCCCCGGCCCGGACACCGTCGTGGAGGCCGGCGCGACTCTGCTGTTACTGGGGCGAGGTCCGGACCTGGCGCTCGCGACCTGCTATCTCCAGACCGGGGAATGCCCGCAAGAGGTGGTCGATGCTCACCCTCGCATCGTTGAGTCCCCAGGACCCTGA
- the purC gene encoding Phosphoribosylaminoimidazole-succinocarboxamide synthase, translating to MYEGKAKRLYATADPQVLRQEFKDDLTAFDAVKRGSFSGKGALNASISTALFERLEAEGIRTHFLRRLDDTSMEVRALSMLPLEVVVRNVAAGSLVKRLGRTEGEIFVPAILEFYLKNDALHDPILNSDHILCFGLATSAQLSTLRVLALSINEHLRSWFGDVGLTLVDFKLEFGVDEEGQLILGDEISPDTCRLWDSVTGEKLDKDRFRFDLGDVATGYGRIARQLGLLPAVEGQSA from the coding sequence ATGTACGAAGGCAAGGCCAAACGGCTCTATGCCACCGCCGATCCGCAGGTCCTGCGTCAGGAGTTCAAAGACGACCTCACCGCTTTCGATGCGGTCAAGAGGGGTTCGTTCTCCGGCAAAGGAGCGCTCAACGCTTCGATTTCCACGGCGCTGTTCGAACGCCTGGAGGCGGAGGGGATCCGGACCCACTTTTTGCGTCGGCTGGATGACACTTCCATGGAAGTGCGGGCGTTGTCGATGCTGCCGCTGGAGGTGGTGGTGCGGAACGTGGCGGCGGGTTCCCTCGTGAAGCGTCTGGGACGTACCGAAGGGGAAATCTTTGTTCCGGCCATCCTTGAGTTCTATCTGAAGAACGATGCGCTCCACGACCCCATTCTGAACAGCGACCATATCCTGTGCTTTGGGCTGGCGACCTCCGCGCAGCTGAGCACGTTGCGGGTCCTGGCACTGAGCATCAACGAGCATCTGCGCTCCTGGTTCGGCGATGTGGGGCTGACGCTGGTCGATTTCAAGCTCGAGTTTGGAGTGGACGAGGAAGGTCAGCTGATCCTGGGGGATGAAATTTCCCCCGATACCTGTCGTCTGTGGGATAGCGTGACCGGCGAAAAACTGGATAAGGATCGCTTTCGCTTTGATTTAGGGGATGTCGCCACTGGGTATGGCCGGATTGCCCGTCAACTGGGGCTCCTGCCCGCAGTCGAAGGGCAGAGCGCCTGA
- a CDS encoding putative anti-sigma factor antagonist: protein MLDIRLEDRDGILVIRPIGELTAQNAPNLRALLEEHITATSPSLVLDAGELKYMDSAGLGALVSGLHRAREYAGHFVLANLQEEVQGIFELTKMNHLFKIYPDTASAAAFLDGTS from the coding sequence ATGCTGGATATTCGGCTGGAGGATCGGGACGGCATTCTGGTGATCCGCCCCATCGGCGAACTGACGGCACAAAACGCCCCCAATCTGCGGGCCCTCCTGGAAGAGCACATCACCGCGACCAGCCCGAGCCTGGTGCTCGATGCCGGCGAACTGAAGTACATGGACTCGGCGGGGCTCGGCGCGCTGGTGTCCGGGCTTCACCGGGCCCGGGAGTACGCTGGTCATTTCGTCCTGGCCAATCTCCAGGAAGAGGTACAGGGCATTTTCGAACTGACCAAGATGAACCACCTGTTCAAGATATATCCCGATACGGCTTCTGCGGCAGCGTTCCTGGATGGCACCAGCTAG
- the purF gene encoding Amidophosphoribosyltransferase gives MTCEPSAGRSLLISPRWRDACGVFGIVAPHEDVSRLTYLGLYALQHRGQESAGIAVSSGGDIAAWVDMGLVQQVFDDRTLGLLKGANAIGHVRYSTTGDSNLCNAQPLVAGKGKFQLALGHNGNLVNGLDLRDECLRRRLPVRGTSDSEAMTLLLQHAWEEDGGSLEETLVRVLPQFRGAFSLVLLTPDRVIGLRDPHGIRPLVLGELDGRYLVASETCALDIVGAKAIREVQAGEMVILTPGNVESRQYTPPVIERNRLCIFEYIYFARPDTYLQGELLNRVRQRMGERLAAEHPVPADIVIPVPDSGTPHAIGYAVASGIPYQEGLVKNRYVGRTFINPDQRMRELKIRMKLNPLREVIEGRRVILVDDSIVRGNTSKQIIRMLKEAGAAEVHMRVASPPVYHPCLYGIDTADRDELIANVLTMEKLRSFIEADSLEYLSIEGLIAATHIEKQHFCRACLDGEYPVPPDEQLELPQVRPSQRRSAVEIEAE, from the coding sequence TTGACTTGCGAGCCCTCTGCCGGCCGGTCGCTCCTGATTTCGCCACGCTGGCGTGACGCCTGCGGTGTGTTTGGCATCGTGGCCCCGCATGAAGATGTCTCCCGTCTCACCTATCTCGGACTTTATGCGCTCCAGCACCGGGGGCAGGAATCGGCCGGGATCGCGGTTTCTTCCGGGGGGGACATCGCCGCCTGGGTCGACATGGGGCTGGTGCAGCAGGTCTTTGATGACCGGACCCTGGGGCTCCTCAAAGGGGCCAACGCGATCGGGCATGTGCGGTATTCCACGACTGGCGACTCCAATCTCTGCAACGCGCAACCGCTAGTGGCGGGCAAGGGGAAGTTCCAGCTGGCGCTGGGGCATAACGGCAATCTGGTGAACGGGCTCGACCTGCGGGACGAATGCCTGCGACGTCGCCTGCCGGTCCGGGGGACCAGCGACTCTGAAGCGATGACGCTGCTGCTGCAGCACGCCTGGGAAGAGGATGGCGGCTCCCTCGAGGAGACCCTGGTGCGGGTACTGCCGCAGTTTCGTGGGGCGTTCTCGCTGGTGTTGCTGACCCCCGACCGGGTCATCGGACTACGGGATCCCCACGGGATTCGTCCGCTGGTCCTGGGCGAACTGGATGGCCGGTATCTGGTGGCCTCGGAAACCTGCGCGCTCGACATCGTGGGTGCTAAGGCAATCCGCGAAGTGCAGGCCGGGGAGATGGTGATCCTGACTCCGGGCAATGTGGAGTCGCGGCAGTACACGCCGCCGGTGATTGAGCGGAACCGGCTGTGCATCTTCGAGTACATCTACTTTGCCCGTCCGGACACCTATCTTCAGGGCGAGCTGCTGAATCGCGTCCGGCAGCGGATGGGCGAGCGCCTCGCGGCAGAGCATCCGGTGCCCGCCGACATCGTGATCCCGGTGCCGGACTCCGGGACCCCCCACGCCATCGGCTATGCGGTTGCCAGCGGGATCCCGTATCAGGAGGGGCTGGTCAAGAATCGCTATGTCGGTCGTACGTTCATCAATCCGGACCAGCGGATGCGGGAGCTGAAAATCCGCATGAAGCTCAATCCCCTGCGGGAAGTCATCGAAGGCCGTCGGGTGATCCTGGTCGATGACTCCATCGTCCGCGGGAATACCTCGAAGCAGATCATCCGGATGCTCAAGGAAGCGGGGGCGGCGGAGGTCCACATGCGGGTCGCCAGTCCGCCGGTCTACCATCCCTGCCTCTATGGAATTGATACGGCGGATCGTGACGAGCTCATCGCGAATGTGCTGACCATGGAGAAATTGCGCAGCTTCATCGAAGCGGACAGTCTGGAGTACCTCTCCATCGAGGGACTCATCGCGGCGACTCACATCGAGAAGCAGCATTTTTGTCGGGCCTGCCTCGATGGGGAGTATCCGGTCCCGCCGGATGAGCAGCTGGAGCTGCCGCAGGTTCGACCGTCGCAACGTCGGTCGGCGGTGGAAATCGAGGCGGAATAA
- the ubiA gene encoding 4-hydroxybenzoate octaprenyltransferase, whose product MAAESSPPNPPPLARFQAILADIKLAHTIFALPFALLAAHLAFLREGTGYQWDLVAYVLACMVFARSAAMGFNRWLDRDIDSRNPRTQSRSIPAGEVEPEQMLAFTLSNVVAFWVVTWFINPLAFWLAPIALGVVLGYSTAKRFTSLAHLWLGFALAIAPMGAWVAVTGRFDPEPLWLVLAVMTWVGGFDVLYSCQDVAFDESEGLYSLPRRLGVAGALQLSSILHVITIGALISFGLECSLGAVYYATVGIIGALLLWEHQIVKPDDLSRINVAFFTLNGAVSVVLYLGVLIDSWI is encoded by the coding sequence ATGGCTGCCGAGAGCTCCCCGCCGAATCCCCCACCGCTTGCCCGATTCCAGGCCATCCTGGCGGACATCAAGCTGGCGCATACAATTTTCGCCCTCCCCTTTGCCCTGCTGGCGGCGCATCTGGCTTTCTTGCGGGAAGGGACCGGGTACCAGTGGGACCTGGTGGCCTATGTCCTCGCCTGCATGGTCTTCGCCCGCTCCGCTGCGATGGGCTTTAACCGCTGGCTGGACCGGGACATCGACAGCCGGAACCCCCGGACACAATCCCGGAGCATCCCCGCCGGTGAGGTCGAGCCGGAGCAGATGCTCGCCTTTACCCTCTCAAATGTGGTGGCGTTCTGGGTGGTGACCTGGTTTATCAATCCCCTCGCCTTCTGGCTGGCCCCCATCGCGCTGGGAGTCGTCCTGGGCTACTCCACCGCGAAGCGCTTCACCAGCCTGGCGCATCTGTGGCTCGGCTTCGCCCTGGCCATTGCACCGATGGGGGCCTGGGTCGCGGTGACCGGTCGCTTTGATCCGGAACCCCTCTGGCTGGTGCTGGCGGTGATGACCTGGGTGGGGGGATTCGATGTCCTCTACTCATGCCAGGATGTCGCCTTCGATGAATCCGAGGGGCTGTACTCCCTCCCGCGACGGCTCGGAGTGGCCGGGGCCCTGCAGCTCTCCAGCATCTTGCATGTCATCACTATTGGCGCGCTTATCAGCTTTGGGCTGGAGTGCAGCCTCGGCGCGGTGTACTACGCCACGGTCGGCATCATCGGGGCGCTGCTTCTCTGGGAGCATCAGATCGTGAAGCCCGATGACCTGTCGCGGATCAATGTCGCCTTTTTTACCCTCAATGGCGCGGTGTCGGTGGTCCTGTATCTGGGAGTCCTCATCGACAGCTGGATCTGA
- the iscS gene encoding Cysteine desulfurase IscS: MEAPTFIYLDHAATTPLHPVVAGAMRDVLESHWGNPSSLHRVGQQARQRIDAARDEVAGLWHCHPREVIFTGSATEGDNMALRGLAWANQHRGRHLVISSIEHEAILNTARQLEKQGFEVTAVDPDSQGVVQPAAVAAALRPDTIAASIMWVNNEIGSIAPLEAIGHLLRERRVYFHSDMTQAIAHLPVDFSQLPVDVATCSAHKFYGPKGTGINFIRFGTPLWPLLTGGSHEFDLRASTENLPGIVGIVTALRHASESRAAHEAHCVACAEAILARLGGHPAIARNGDPATCVPGILNLRFQGIEAETLLLKLDLAGVAVSTGSACSSGSVEPSHVMTAMQLPLTEGLSSLRLSFGWGNTVAGAALAADILKVALSQLAPEHYGAWAGPLPTLTPEATGFAFL, from the coding sequence GTGGAAGCCCCGACGTTCATCTATCTCGACCACGCCGCGACAACCCCCCTGCATCCGGTGGTCGCGGGGGCGATGCGCGATGTCCTGGAATCGCACTGGGGGAATCCTTCCAGCCTCCACCGGGTCGGACAGCAGGCGCGCCAGCGCATCGATGCCGCCCGCGATGAGGTTGCCGGACTCTGGCACTGCCATCCCCGGGAAGTGATCTTCACCGGGTCGGCGACCGAAGGCGACAACATGGCCCTCCGGGGCCTCGCCTGGGCGAATCAGCATCGGGGACGGCATCTGGTGATCAGCAGCATTGAGCATGAAGCGATTCTGAACACCGCGCGGCAGCTGGAAAAGCAGGGTTTTGAGGTCACAGCGGTTGATCCCGACAGCCAGGGCGTAGTGCAACCCGCAGCGGTCGCTGCCGCGCTCCGCCCCGACACCATCGCTGCCAGCATCATGTGGGTGAACAACGAAATCGGCAGCATCGCCCCCCTGGAGGCCATCGGGCACCTGTTGCGGGAACGACGAGTCTACTTTCACTCCGACATGACCCAGGCGATTGCGCATCTGCCGGTCGACTTCAGTCAGCTCCCAGTCGATGTCGCGACCTGCAGCGCGCATAAGTTTTACGGTCCCAAGGGGACCGGGATCAACTTCATCCGCTTCGGTACCCCGCTCTGGCCCCTCCTCACCGGCGGCAGCCACGAGTTCGACCTCCGGGCTTCGACCGAAAATCTCCCCGGCATTGTCGGGATCGTCACTGCCTTGAGACACGCCAGCGAGTCCCGGGCAGCCCACGAGGCGCATTGCGTGGCGTGCGCGGAGGCGATCCTGGCCCGGCTGGGCGGGCATCCTGCCATTGCCCGCAACGGCGACCCGGCGACGTGTGTCCCGGGGATTCTCAATCTGCGATTTCAGGGGATCGAGGCCGAAACCCTGCTGCTGAAACTGGACCTCGCCGGGGTCGCGGTTTCGACAGGCTCCGCCTGCTCTTCAGGAAGCGTCGAACCGAGCCATGTCATGACCGCGATGCAACTGCCCCTCACCGAAGGGCTCTCTTCCCTCCGGCTGAGCTTCGGCTGGGGCAATACGGTCGCTGGGGCCGCCCTGGCCGCCGACATCCTGAAGGTGGCACTTTCGCAACTCGCGCCGGAGCACTATGGGGCCTGGGCGGGTCCGCTCCCGACGTTGACCCCTGAAGCGACAGGCTTCGCTTTTCTGTAG
- the recD2_2 gene encoding ATP-dependent RecD-like DNA helicase, producing MEWSPQQAKALDAFRTWQKAGCPGQIFRLFGFAGTGKTTLVRHIAANLSREVCFAAYTGKAALVMRRHGCVGATTIHQLIYKAEETSDLIYRALQEQVQDLRQQYLVLAANPDATTAAKDELLGAIEAVEAEMRETKERIAVPRFHLNPDSRAKDAELIIIDECSMVGQEVGRDLCSYKTPILVIGDPGQLPPIGDSGFFTSEAPDAMLEEIHRQAQESPIIELSRQVRLEQRPRPGDYGVCQIRAGRHFDLASAMEAEQIIVGRNRTRKTLNQQVRKARDFPPDLPAVGDKVVCLRNNHSEGLLNGALFKVSQVSRKKTGAQRVWLTLRGDGIGEEAEVEEKKILSWMHHFQNEEESLDPKAYKEANYFDYGYALTCHKSQGSQWKEVVVRDESTDFREDRWRWLYTAITRAEERLTLYTDDYA from the coding sequence ATGGAATGGTCACCACAGCAGGCAAAGGCACTGGATGCGTTCCGCACCTGGCAAAAAGCAGGCTGCCCTGGCCAAATCTTTCGTCTCTTCGGATTCGCCGGGACCGGCAAAACTACCCTGGTGCGTCACATTGCCGCGAATCTCTCTCGGGAGGTCTGCTTTGCGGCCTATACCGGCAAAGCCGCGCTGGTCATGCGACGTCATGGGTGCGTTGGTGCGACCACCATTCATCAGCTCATCTACAAGGCCGAGGAAACCTCCGACCTCATCTATCGCGCCCTGCAGGAGCAGGTCCAGGACCTCCGGCAGCAGTACCTCGTATTGGCAGCGAATCCTGATGCCACCACTGCTGCAAAGGACGAACTGCTCGGCGCGATTGAAGCGGTAGAGGCGGAGATGCGGGAAACGAAAGAGCGCATCGCAGTCCCACGGTTCCACCTAAATCCCGACTCCCGGGCCAAGGACGCCGAACTCATCATCATCGATGAATGCTCCATGGTCGGCCAGGAAGTCGGCCGGGACCTCTGCTCGTACAAAACGCCCATCCTTGTCATTGGCGATCCCGGACAGTTGCCCCCTATCGGTGATTCCGGCTTCTTCACCAGTGAGGCTCCGGATGCCATGCTCGAAGAGATTCACCGGCAGGCTCAGGAGAGTCCCATCATCGAACTCTCCCGGCAGGTGCGTCTGGAGCAACGCCCGAGGCCGGGAGACTACGGAGTCTGTCAGATTCGTGCCGGACGCCATTTTGATCTCGCTTCCGCCATGGAGGCGGAGCAGATCATTGTCGGACGCAACCGAACCCGCAAAACGCTGAACCAACAGGTCCGCAAAGCGCGGGACTTCCCTCCCGACCTCCCGGCGGTCGGAGACAAGGTGGTCTGCCTCCGCAACAACCACTCCGAAGGGCTCCTCAACGGTGCCTTGTTTAAGGTAAGCCAGGTCAGCCGCAAGAAAACCGGGGCGCAGCGCGTATGGCTTACCCTGCGCGGCGATGGCATCGGTGAGGAGGCGGAGGTCGAAGAGAAAAAGATACTGTCATGGATGCATCACTTCCAGAATGAGGAAGAGTCCCTCGACCCGAAGGCCTACAAGGAAGCGAACTACTTCGATTACGGCTACGCCCTCACCTGCCACAAGTCACAAGGGAGTCAGTGGAAAGAGGTGGTGGTCCGCGACGAGTCCACGGACTTCCGGGAGGATCGCTGGCGCTGGCTCTACACCGCCATCACCCGTGCTGAAGAGCGCCTCACCCTCTACACTGACGACTACGCCTGA